In the Rhizophagus irregularis chromosome 8, complete sequence genome, one interval contains:
- a CDS encoding homoisocitrate dehydrogenase: protein MTHVIRRSLTTKSLKKLTIGLIPADGIGREVIPAAQQILEALPTGADNPSFNFIYIDAGFEYFQKHGTALPEKTLDILKNECNGALFGAVSSPSHKVAGYSSPIVALRKHLDLYANVRPVKSVISDKDPSQKPVDILIVRENTECLYVKQERQLIDESTGLKVAWADRKISEYASKRCGKMAFEMALGRDKLRQSVPLEQRIWKSKPKVTIIHKSNVLSITDGLWRESVRSVKENEHKYDGVDMDEQIVDSMVYRLFREPQAFDVVVAPNLYGDIISDGAAALVGSLGVVPGANVGDNFVIGEPVHGSAPDIAGQNKANPIAAIRSAGLLLEHMGYSEQASKIYNAVDSVMRKGNILTPDLGGSSTTQQVTDAILKAL from the exons atgACTCATGTAATAAGACGGTCATTAACGAcgaaatctttaaaaaaattaacgataGGTCTAATACCAGCAGATGGCATCGGTAGAGAAGTTATTCCc gcTGCACAACAAATTCTTGAGGCATTACCAACTGGAGCTGATAATccaagttttaattttatatatattgatgcAGGCTTcgaatattttcaaaaacatGGAACTGCTTTACCTGAAAAAACtttggatattttaaaaaatgaatgtaaTGGTGCATTATTTGGTGCCGTtag TTCCCCATCTCATAAAGTTGCCGGCTATTCTTCGCCTATCGTGGCTTTGAGAAAACATTTAGATCTATATGCGAATGTGAGACCCGTAAAATCTGTCATATCTGATAAAGATCCTAGTCAAAAACCCGTagatattttaattgttaGAGAAAATACTGAATGTCTG TATGTTAAACAAGAAAGACAACTAATTGATGAATCCACTGGATTAAAAGTAGCATGGGCAGATCGAAAAATATCTGAATACGCATCCAAACGATGTGGTAAAATGGCATTTGAAATGGCATTAGGAAGAGACAAACTTCGTCAAAGTGTACCATTGGAACAAAGAATTTGGAAGTCAAAACCAAAAGTTACCATTATACATAAATCTAATGTATTAAGTATTACAGATGGATTATGGAGAGAAAGTGTCAGAAGTGTTAAAGAAAACGAACATAAATATGATGGCGTAGATATGGATGAACAGATTGTTGATTCAATGGT GTATCGACTTTTCCGGGAACCCCAGGCTTTTGACGTCGTTGTTGCTCCAAATTTATATGGTGATATTATCAG cgATGGTGCGGCAGCTTTGGTTGGAAGTTTAGGTGTCGTTCCGGGGGCAAATGTCGGTGACAATTTCGTAATTGGCGAACCAG TTCATGGATCAGCGCCAGATATCGCGGGCCAAAATAAAGCAAATCCAATCGCAGCAATTCGTAGCGCAGGATTATTATTAGAACATATGGGATATTCCGAACAAGCttctaaaatttataacgCGGTAGATAGTGTAATGAGAAAAGGTAATATTCTTACCCCTGATTTGGGAGGTAGTTCAACAACTCAACAAGTTACCGATGCCATTCTTAAAGCActttaa